ACGGAAGAACGGATGAATCGTGTATCGTCACGTGGATTTGGATTCGGGTATATCGGGAGCACGATACCGTTCATCCTAAGCATCGCCATCATCATCTTATCCCAGAACGGGACCCTTCCCATCTCCGTTACCTCCGCCAGTAAGATTGCCTTTGTGATCACCGCTTTATGGTGGGGTCTCTTCTCTATACCGCTATTAAAGAATGTCCATCAGCGCTACTTCATCCAACGGGAAAAAAGCCCAGTCGCGAACAGCTTCAAACGTCTTGGCAAAACGATGAAAGAAATCAGAAAATACCGGGCACTCTTTTTATTCCTGCTTGCTTACTTCTTTTATATTGACGGTGTCGGCACCATCATCACCATGTCCACGGCGTACGGGTCGGATCTTGGGATCACCTCCACCAACCTTTTGATCATCCTTTTTGTGACCCAGGTGGTGGCTGGACCATTCGCGATTCTCTATGGAAGGCTGGCTGAAAAATTCACGGGTAAAAAGATGCTGTATGTAGGCATTTCAGTGTATATCATCGTTTGCATTTACGCCAATTTCTTAGAGACAACCATGGATTTCTGGATCCTCGCCATGCTCGTCGCTTCTTCACAAGGAGGCATCCAGGCACTGAGCAGGGCTTATTTTGCGAAGCTGATACCGAAGAAAAATGCCAACGAATTCTTCGGGTTTTATAATATTTTCGGTAAATTTGCATCGATTCTCGGGCCCTTATTAGTGGCAGTCACCGCACAATTGACCGGTGCGTCCAACAGTGGAGTATTCAGTCTTGTCATCCTCTTTATCATAGGGATTGTCATCCTTGCTTTCGTACCCGAACCGACAGAAGCTGACGTCGAGAAGTCAGCCATCGTATAAAGAAAAAAGAGCCTGAACGCTTATGTTCAGGCTCTTTCTTAAGCATTTCAATTAGAAAGTATGTGCTGCGTCTTTCGCGCGGGCAATCGCATCTTCCTTGATTTCCTGTGCTTTATCAGGCATCGCCGCATGTCCCTCCACAAATACACCCTCAAAGGAAGGCACACCAAAAAACTGCATGATAAGGCTTAAATAACGATGCCCCATTTCCATGCCTGCTGCCGGTCCTTCAGAGTAAATACCGCCACGGGCCTGGATATGTATCGCTTTCTTGTCCGTCAATAAGCCAACCGGTCCCTGTTCCGTATACTTGAACGATTTCCCGGCCACTGCCACGGAATCGATATATGCTTTCATCACCGGTGGAAATAAAAAATTCCAGAAAGGGGTCACAAACACGTATTTATCAGCCCCGATGAACTGATCGGATAGTTCATTCAAGCGGTTTACTTTCTTCTGCTCTTCCATGGAAAGCTCCTCAAATCCTTTACCTGCTTGAAGCTTCCCCCATCCACTGAAGACATCCGCATCGATATGGGGAATATGCTCCCGGTACAAATCGAGGTGAATCACCTCATCATCCCCGTTCACTTCCTTATACGTATCCATAAATGCTTTCGCAACCGCCATGCTGTACGATTGGGTATCGTCATGAGGATGCGCGGTAATATATAATACCTTTGCCATTCATCATCCATCCTTTCTTCTATTAACTCACAATCGTATTTTGTGAAGATATGAATGGAATTATCCTTTTTGAACGGTTAAAAAAAAGAATGCTGCCCTTTAGGACAGCATTCGATGCTTACTCTTCTTCACCTGGTACTTCAAACGGGTTTCCCCCGATATTTTTTCTCATTTCGTCTGTTAGTTCAAATGGAGTGTTTTCTTGTGCTTCCCCTGCTGCGAAATGGTGACTGCCATCAAAGTGAAATGGTTTACCTTCCAATCTCGACACCTCCGTTTTACTATAGTATGACCATTATGTACAGGTCCATTCAGCACAGACCTTTTACCCGGTAGTATTTACTTATTATAATATGCTTCACTTCCAGAAGATATCCTTTTTTCCCATTTTATATTGATATTTTTTATTTTCTAATACCACGACCTGTTCAGGGGATGATGCTGCCACATGCTTTGTTTCCTCCACGAGGTGCTGAATGAGACCATGGCATTGCTTCGCCCCTTTCACAAGGAGGGGCACGCCGATCCAATCGATCTTCAGTTCCCTTGAGAAGAAACCTCCCGCTGTCATCATTGGAGGGACGGTCGGTGAAGTATTGGAAATGATGATCTTCTCTTCTTGTCCGTATCGATTCAGCAAAATGCCACTCAGATCGGTTAAGGCAGGGACCACATACTTGGAATTCCTTCGTCCGATCGTATAGACGGGATGACCTTCGTCGTCCGTTCCATGATAGAGAATGTGTCCCGTGTCTTTCTTTGTAAGCTGGTTAAAATAAGGAACTGAAAGGATCTCCTTCTTCGTTAACTTCCCCGGTTTCAATAATTGTAAGTGATAAGCCGCAGCCATGGATGTGGTATGAGTGCCACCGAAATCGTTGTATATATAAATCATCTGATCACCTATAAAAGTCGTTTTCTTCAGTATGAACGGTTGGGGTGGAGAGTATCCCTTTTCATGTTAATTCAATAAAAAAACCTGCTCCCACGAATGGGAAAGCAGGAATACACGATAGAATCAACCACCCGCAGGAGCTGGACCGGCTGCAGGTGCTGCTGTACGCTGACCAAGTTCCTGATCCAGTACCAATAGAGCGGCGGGATTATCTCCGGCAAGTTTCAACCGGTCTACGATCGTCAGTGCCTGAGCTTCTTCATCAATCTGTTCTCTCAGAAATTCCTGAATGATGACAGCAGTCTGTTGATCATTTTGGGCGGCATAGTTGTACGCTTGTTGATAGGAGTTTGTCACGAATTGCTCATGCTCCAGCACTTTTTGAAACGTTTGAAGAGGGGTGCCATACTCTTTCGGCTGCGCAGGAAGCTGCTGAAGATCGACTAGCCCTCCCCTGTCTGTCACATAGTCGATAAGCTTTAACATATGTGTTCGCTCTTCTTCCGACTGTAGTCTCAGCCAACTGGCCATTCCTGTATAATTCTGATTCGCCATATAGGCTGACATGGCAAGATACAGAGTAGTAGACACGTGCTCGATTCCAATCAAATTATTTAAGAGCTTTTGAATTTGTTCGTTAAGCATACCCTTCCTCCTTAAAATATTTTGACTCTTCATTTTATTGAAGGAAAGTAATAATTATGATGGATTCATTAAACCTACATATGGTGATGTTGTTTCCCCTCGAGGAACCGCTTTTGTTTTCTTCTGACCACAAATTCTTCGAGGGTCCCGGACCCGCACACGACTCCAAGAACGATGAACACCAGTCCGAACAGATGATAGATCGTCACGGTTTCACTAAGAAAAACCGCCGCTCCCAGAAGTGAGAAAAAGGTATTGAGATTAAGGAAAATCGATGTTTCGGCAGCCCCTAATTTTCCAATCGAATGATTGTAGATCATATGTCCGACTGCTGTGGCCAATATGGCCGAGGCAAAAAACAGCACCCATATGGCGGCCGGTGCATCGCCTAACTGTTTCAGTCCTCCCGGCTCTGTGATCAGGCTTATGACAAACAGAACGACAGAACCAAACACAAGCATATAACCCGTCAATAACCGGGGATCCAACGTCTTGGCGGCACGGCTTATGATGATGAAGCTCAACGCCTGAGAAAAAATGGAGATGAAAATGAACAAGTCCCCTATCTTCAGTCCACCGAGTCCTTCCCCTCCCGACAGTACAATGATCGTCACACCGACACTACCTGAAAGAAACCCGATGATCTTAATCACGGTCGGCCGGTTCCTGAGGATGATTGTCGCCATTAGAGCCGTTAATAATGGCCCCGTGCCAAGGATCAGTCCACCGTTTGTAGACGACGTTCCGGTTAACCCGACGGATAAAAAATAATGATGACTGACCACATTTAGCAGACCACCGGTAATGATGAACAGGAATTCCTGTGCTGTCGGCTTCCTGATCTTTCCCATCAGGCCGAGGAGAATGAATACTGTAACCCCTGCTGTGAAAATGCGCAGCGAGGTGATTGTAACAGGTGTAAATTCGCTTACAAGCGTTTTTAAAGCCGGCACATTAAAGCCCCATATGAGCATGATGAACACAAGGATGATATACGTTTGCCATTTTTTCAATTCGTCGGAGCCTTCTTTCTATATCGGATATTTCATCCAATCATAGCACCCGAAAGCCATTCCGACTAGAGATAGAAATCCTTTTTTGGAAACAAAAGGGACATTTCAGCCCTGAAATAGACAACACCTTTATTCTCCCCGACCCAAGACTATGCTATAGTATAGGTCGAAAGGGGTTTTTTAACATGACAAATCAAGAATTGCCACCAAAAACATGTACCATCGAGCGTTTAGTCACAAAAGCGGAAGACGTTGAAAAAGTGCTTCAAGGAACGAAAACGGCGACCCGTCGAAACGGAAGATACGCGGATATCGGGGAAATCATGGAGCTTCAAGGAAAGAAATACATAGTGAACAGCGTCTATTCACAGTCACTCGGTGAACTGACAGACGATCACGCCAAGCAAGAAGGGTTTAAATCAGTGGAGGATTATAAAAACGCCATCCTTTCTTATCATCCAGGAATGCCGTGGCACCCCAACATGAGAGTATGGGTCCACGAATTTAGCTTAGTGACAGAATAGAGCACTTCCCATGGAGCAACTGCTATATAGAACTCTGATCTATCTTCATGTCATAAGTGTCGTGGCTTCCATCGGGCCATTTTTCTTACTTCTCTTGACGATGAACAAGTTACGGACCGCTTCCCGGTCCACCCTGCCTTCGTACCTGGATACATTCCGGTACACGGTGCAGCTTTCCAAGCATTCAGGGCACGTCTTAGTCGGAACGGGGATTCTCCTCGTGCTTCTCGGACCATGGACCTGGACGACGCCGTGGATCATCATGACCCTCGTCATCATGTTATGTTCTCTCTTCTTTCTTGCACGGGCATTTTCGCCGACTTTAAGGAAGTTCGGAGAGGAAGGTGCCGACAGGGAAAAGCTTGTTGGAAAGTTACATCGGACCGTTTGGACTTATCTCATTCTCCTCCTGGCCATGCTGTGGTTTATGGTGGTGAAACCGGGTATGTGGGTGTAATTTTTGCGTGTACCAGGTACAATCGGGGATGATTGTGCCTGGTACACGCTTTTTTATTTCATGACATTGTTTCGATATAAAAACACTCTACTCATTCCCCGTATATTTCATCAGCCCTTGTACAAACCTTCCAACTCTTTTATTCTAGTAATAATAGAATTTTCAAAAAAGAAGGAAGCTTTGATGAAAAAATTCACTCTTCAGTCCAAGATTATCTTCATTGTATTAACTCTTCTCTCCGTTTTGATTTTATCCCTGTCGGTGATTTTCTTTCGAATGTTATCTGGGACACTGACAGATTTGAAAGGAAAACAGGCTCTTGCCGTGGCACAATCAGTCTCCAAGATGCCTGCTCTCATCGAAGCATTCAATCAAAAGCAGCCCGAAGATATCATCCAGCCCTTAGTGGAAGATATCCGGAAAGAAACCGGGGCCACTTTCATTGTGGTGGGCAATAAAGACTCTGTCCGTTATTCCCATCCCTTGCCTGAACGTCTTGGAAAAAAGATGGTTGGTGGGGACAATGATAGGGCTTTAATAAACGGGGATTCTTACGTTTCTCATGCGACCGGATCACTCGGTCCCTCTGTCCGGGGAAAAGTTCCGATCAGAAACAATCAAAATGAAATCATCGGTGTTGTATCAGTCGGATTTCTTGAAGACAGTATCCATGATATTGTCATTCCTTACCGGACAAAGGTGTTAATACTCGTCACTATCATCCTTTTAATCGGGATCATCGGCTCCTTTTTCATAGGAAAAGGGATCAAGAAAGCAATCTTCGGTTTGGAGCCTAAAGAAATCGCCATGCAGTTCAAGGAAAAGCGGGCGATTATTGAATCGGTACGTGAAGGGATCATTGCCATCGACCAGCATGGATTGATCACTGAAATCAATGCGAAAGCTCACAGCATTCTTGCAATCAATCATCACCATTCAAATAGAGGCAGGTATATTTTAGACGTCATTCCTGATACAAAAATGGTAGATGTACTGGAAACTAGGGAAAGTCAGCTTGACGACGAGATTTCTCTGAATCATCATGACCTCATCGTCAACAGGCTGCCGATTTTTGAAGAAGAAAAAATTGTAGGAGTAGTCGCCAGTTTTAGAAGAAAGGATGAAATCGATCAGCTTACGAAGGAGCTATCACAGGTTCAAGAATATGCAGGCATCCTCAGGTCCCAGACCCATGAGTATCGAAATAAATTGAATACGATTGCCGGCCTGATTCAGCTTCGTCATCATGATGAAGCATTGACCCTCATACAGGAAGAGGCATCGGGTTATGAGGAACTGATTCAGTTTTTATTGAAAGCCGTACCGGATCCCGTACTTTCCGGTCTTATTATCGGAAAATACAATCGGTCTCAGGAATTGAAGGTATCTTTCTCGATTCATCCTGATAGTTCGATCACTACGCCGCTTACGGATATACAGAGGGAAAAATTGATTACGATCATTGGGAATATACTTGATAACGCATTTGATGAAGTATTATCCTATCCCCTACATAAAAGACATGTTCAATTATTCATGACGGATCTTGGGAATGATTTCATCTTTGAAATAGAAGATAGTGGTAAAGGAATACAGGATTTTGAATCCATATTTAAAAAGGGATACTCCACTAAAACGGGTAAGGACCGGGGAATCGGTCTTCACCTCGTCCAGAAGAGTGTCAGGCATCTAGAAGGGGATATTACAATTGATAAAAGTGAGCTTGGGGGAGCCCTGTTTACGGTCAGCATTCCAAAACAGCAATAGGGGGCGAATGAATTGCGTAAGTGGAACGTATTCATTATAGAAGATGACATTCAGACAGCTGAAATCAACAGTACGTATATCACTCAAATGGAGCGGTTTCAGGTAGGTGGGATTGCCACCACCATCACAGAAGCCAAAAAAGTGTTACCTGTCGTCAATCCGGACTTGATACTCCTTGACGTTTACTTCCCGGATGGGACGGGCAGTGAATTTCTATGGGAGATCAGAAAAGAGTACCGTAACACTGATGTCATCCTCGTTACAGCAGCCAGGGAAACCGAGCATATTTCAAACGCCATTCGTGGCGGTGCATTTGATTATATCTTGAAGCCCATCATCTTTAACCGATTTGAAGAAACTCTCCTCAAATACCAGCAGTATAAAGAGAGAATGAATGATCCACAAGTGGAGAATCAGCACGATGTGGATAATCTATTTAACCGGAAGAAGAGTAGCGGCAGCATCCGGACTGTACCAGATCCCCCAAAAGGGATTGATATGATTACATTGGAGTCCATTCATAAAGCAATAGAAACGAATGACGTTCGGGGTTACACTGCAGAAGAAATGGCCGCCGAGGTAGGTGTCACCAGGACTACTGCCAGGCGTTATCTGGAGTACCTGGTTTCACAAAAGAAAATCAGTGTAGAGTTGACGTACGGTGGTGTAGGCAGACCACAGAGGAGATACTTTGCACCATAATAGAAAGCAGTGAGGCAAGAATCGTCTCACTGCTTTTCCATGTTCAAGCTTCTTTCTTTAAGTCCTCGAATTGCATGTTCCCCCTTTTCTTCCTAAGCCCTAATAGAGTTGGCAGAACAAGGGAGAGGAAAGATACGACCAATAATCCAATGGTGATGTTACTTTGGAGAAACACCCCGTACGAACCGTTCGAAATCGTCATCGCCTGCCTGAATGATTGCTCCATCATCCCCCCCAATATAAACGCAAGAATAAACGGCGGCGCCGGAAATTTGAACATCTTTAATACATAGCCCAATACACCGAATCCGACGAGAAGGTATAAATGGAATGTGTTAAAGCTGACGGCATATACCCCGATCAAACAGAATACGATAATCAAAGCAATCAATAACTGTTTCGGGATATAGAGAATTTTTGCCAGAATGGGAATAAGGGGCAGGTTGAGAACCAACAGAAAAAGATTCCCGATATACATACTTGCAATGACGCCCCAGAAAACGTCAGGATGATCCTGAAGCATTAACGGTCCCGGCTGTACCCCTACGACCAATAAGGCTCCAAGGAGAACGGCAGTCGTTCCAGATCCTGGTATCCCCAAGGTCAATAAGGGGACGAATGCACCGCTTGTTGCAGCATTATTCGATGTCTCAGGCGCAGCCAACCCTTTTATATTCCCTTTTCCGAATGAAGAGGGATCTTTCGATAATCGTTTCTCTGAAATATAGGATAAGAAAGAGGCAATCGTTGCACCCGCTCCAGGAAGAACCCCAAGGATAAACCCCAGGACGGAGTGACGACTGATCGGACCTGCCATTTCTTTTAGTTCATGCTTTTCAAGCTTTAAGCTTCCGACTGCCTCCTTTCCCTTCAACGTATTTTCATTCCTTGAAATGATCAACTGACATACTTCGGAAAGAGCGAATAACCCCAATGCAATGATGAGAAAATCGATTCCTTCGAGTAAACCCGGATTTCCGAATGTGAACCTCTGGGTACCTGTCTGCTGATCGATCCCGACCGTTGCGACCATCAATCCAATCGTCGCTGAAATCAAGGCTTTATTGGTCGACCCCTCGGATAAACTGGATATTGCCGTAAGTCCAAGAAGCATGAGGGCGAAATACTCTGTCGGGCCGAATGTGATGGCAAGCTTCGCCATATAAGGGGCCACAAGCATGAGGGCCACAACGCTGATCGTCCCTCCTGCAAATGAAGAGATGGCGGCAATGGCGAGGGCTTTCCCTGCCTTCCCCTGCTTTGCCATGGGATATCCGTCAAACGCTGTGGCTACCGTACCGGAAATCCCGGGAGCATTTAATAGAATCGAAGAAGTGGAGCCTCCAAATACAGCACCGTAATAGACCCCTGCCATCAGGATCAAAGCTGAAGCGGGGGACATCCCGTAGCTGAGGGGAATCATGATCGCTATGGCGCTGATAGGTCCCAAACCCGGCAGCATACCAATGATCGTTCCAGCGAGTACCCCGATAAATGCAAAGAACAGGTTTTCCGGCGTGAAGGCTACTTGGAACCCATATAAGATACTTTCAATCATGCTCTTTCACCTCCTAAAAGGGGAGAATCCCCTGTGGTAATGTTATATTGAGTAGATAGTTGAATGAATAATACATGACACCTGAAAAAAGAAAGGCCACAAGTACCGTCGTCACTTTCTTTTTGAACCCTAGCACAAACGGAATGACGAGCAAAAATAGAATAGTAGATAATAAAAATCCCACTGGTTCTAATAGAAAAATATAAATAAGTAGAGCTGCAAGCACAGATAGTAAAATGATGAGATCTTCTTTTTTCACATAGCGCCTCTCCTTATCTGCATCCGTATCATCTTTCGCCTGTAAGAATAGAACGATGGCTAAAATGATGAGCAGGTATCCAAGACCTTTTGGAAGGACGTCGCTGTCGATGACCGCATATGGAAATGCCGGCAGCCGATAGCTCAGAGCCAGATAGACAACGGCAAACACGAGCAATACCAGTGAAATGATTCGATCTGGTTTGGTTCTCATTTTGATTCACTCCTTATCAAGAAAGGGGGAACAGAAAACTCTGCTCCCGATCCCCTATTTTTTCAATCCGATTTCCTCCATCAGAGTCTCAATCTCTTTGTATTCCTCATCCAGGAATTGACCGAACTCTTCTGAGGACATATAGTTGTCCGTCCAGCCGAATTTATCACGCATTTCCTTCCATTGATCCGTTTCAATCATTTCCTTGAACGCTTTTTCATAATAAGCAACGGCATCAGGGTCCATATCCTTTGGCCCTAAGAAACCACGCCACACAACAAATTCATCATCAATCCCCTGTTCTTTTAACGTTGGGAACTCTGATACGGTATCTCCCTCCAACCGCTCAGGAGCCGTGATTGCGAGAACCTTCACCTTACCGGCCCGGGCTTGTTCAGATGCTTCGGCAAGACCCGTGGAATAAACATCCACCTTTCCCCCGAGAAGCATGCTCATACCGGATCCGTCCTGAGCGGAAACGTATTTCAGCTTTTTCACATCGACCCCCGCTGCTTTCACAGCTTTAACGAACTGCATATGATCCATGCTTCCCGGTGAAGAAACCCCGACAATCGATACAGACGTCGGATCCTTTTTCAACGCGTCTACAAGATCATTCATCGTATCGTAAGGGGAGTCCGCATCGACAACAAACGCAGCATAGTCAGCGATCACACCTGCTATCGGTGTGAAATCCTTGTGGGAAAGGGTTGATTGTCCATTAAGAGGGACAAAGAATATCGGCGGTGAAGTCACAAACATCGTGTGATTGTCCCCTTTTTTCCCATTGATATAAGACCAGCCGACTGATCCACCACCACCTGGCTTATTCACTACCGCCATGCGCTGATCAATGATTTTCTGTTCTTCCATTACTTTTGATACCGTCCTTGCCGTAGTGTCCCAGCCTCCACCTGCACCAGCTGGAGCCACAACTTCAATCGGCTTTGATGGAGTCCATTCCCCATCACTTTCAGAATTACTGGCCGTGTCCGAACCTCCGCATGCAGTGGTTACGACCAATAAACCCGATAAAATAAGAGCCATGATTCCATGTTTTTTCATCATTGATTTCCCCCTTTAATTTTCTGATAACGCTTTCATTATAGAAAATTCAGAAACCATTGAGAATAAATCGAAAATAAACTCCAAAAGAATCCTTCTGGCTATTTTGTTTATAAAGTTCACAGACTATCCGTATTCCCCTTCCTCAACTCAAACATATGATGTAGCAACTCCTCTATTTTGAGAAAGGTGAGAATGACATTGAATCAGCCATACACTCTGTATAGGCCCGCTCACGGCGGTGGAGGGCATGCAAGTTGGGGAAACGGCCACGGCCACGCGACTTGGGGACACGGAACAAGCTGGAACCAGGGAGGAAATTGGAATCACGGAGGAAACTGGGGATATCACGGCTGGGGCTACCCCGGATTTGCAGCCGGGACCGTGACAGGGTTAGCCGTCGGGGCTGCTGCGTCACCCGGGCCTTACCCGGTACCCGTTCCTGCTTATCCGTATCCTTATCCCTATCCACCGCCTTATCCCCAATCATACTGAAAACGAAAATCCCCGACTCCATTCAGGAGTCGGGGATTTCTTGGTGATAGCACATATTACACTCTCTCTATTAACCCATGAAATTCCTCCCATGGAATAGAGTTAACGGATCACGTGAATACTGGACGTTTTTCTATTGAAAAAATGTGGTATAATAGATTAGTTAGCAAATTATTCATAGATTCGTATACACAAGGAGGAAGCTATATGGATTTCTTATTTCCACTTGGACTAGCCATATCTACCGGTGCAATCATTGCCCTTTTAAAAATCATAGCCATCGATATCATTTTATCTGGAGATAATGCGATTGTCATTGCCATGGCAACGAGAAGATTACCGAAAGACCTTCAGAACAAGGCCATTTTCTGGGGCACGGCTGGCGCCGTCATCCTGCGTATTTTCTTTGCTGCCATCATCGTCTATTTACTTCAGATTCCTTATGTGCATCTCATCGGAGGAGTCCTGTTACTATGGATTGCCTACCAGGTCCTCGTTGAAGATGAAGAGGAAGCCAATATCAAATCACACACAGGACTTAGACAGGCCATCATGACCATCATTGTCGCAGATGCAGCCATGAGTCTTGATAACGTAGTTGCTGTTGCAGGTGCCGCTCATGGACATATTGGAATGATTGCCCTTGGCGTCTTCATCTCGATCCCGATCATGATATTCGGCTCGAAAGCCATTGTGAAGATCCTGGAAAGATTCCGCTGGATCGCTTACCTTGGAGCTGGGATCCTTGCCTACACAGCAGGGGAAATGATCGTGTCGGATGAGAAGTTCCTGGATCTGATCAACCTTCATCACGGAACCATCACTACCATCATTACAATCGGCCTGATGATCCTGGTCCTGCTCTCAGGCTACCTTGCCAACAAGCGTACCCAATCAAACAGCCAACGAAAAAACGTCGAACAATACAACGCATAACACACCCCAAGATGCTTACCTCGGTAAGCATCTTTTTCTGTTGTGGTGAGGGACGGACCTCACTTTCAGGCAGTGAAACCTTGATATACAAGGAATCTTTCTACCAAATAAAGGTCCGTCCCTCTATTTCATCATCTGCTTGACCAGCTCTTTATTTCGTTTTTTGAATGCTTCGTTATGGGATGATACCATGGCGAATTGATTGGCGTCGGGTTGTATGAATTGCTTGGCTTTGTTGACCGCGTTTGCTGCATCTTGGAAAGCACCGGCAATGAGGTTCACTTTTCCTTCATGTTTCAGGATATCCCCTGCTGCATACAGCCCTTCTATTGATGATTCGCTCGTAGTCGTACCTGCTATGTAATATTGATCGAT
The DNA window shown above is from Rossellomorea vietnamensis and carries:
- a CDS encoding FMN-dependent NADH-azoreductase, whose amino-acid sequence is MAKVLYITAHPHDDTQSYSMAVAKAFMDTYKEVNGDDEVIHLDLYREHIPHIDADVFSGWGKLQAGKGFEELSMEEQKKVNRLNELSDQFIGADKYVFVTPFWNFLFPPVMKAYIDSVAVAGKSFKYTEQGPVGLLTDKKAIHIQARGGIYSEGPAAGMEMGHRYLSLIMQFFGVPSFEGVFVEGHAAMPDKAQEIKEDAIARAKDAAHTF
- a CDS encoding ATP-binding protein, whose product is MKKFTLQSKIIFIVLTLLSVLILSLSVIFFRMLSGTLTDLKGKQALAVAQSVSKMPALIEAFNQKQPEDIIQPLVEDIRKETGATFIVVGNKDSVRYSHPLPERLGKKMVGGDNDRALINGDSYVSHATGSLGPSVRGKVPIRNNQNEIIGVVSVGFLEDSIHDIVIPYRTKVLILVTIILLIGIIGSFFIGKGIKKAIFGLEPKEIAMQFKEKRAIIESVREGIIAIDQHGLITEINAKAHSILAINHHHSNRGRYILDVIPDTKMVDVLETRESQLDDEISLNHHDLIVNRLPIFEEEKIVGVVASFRRKDEIDQLTKELSQVQEYAGILRSQTHEYRNKLNTIAGLIQLRHHDEALTLIQEEASGYEELIQFLLKAVPDPVLSGLIIGKYNRSQELKVSFSIHPDSSITTPLTDIQREKLITIIGNILDNAFDEVLSYPLHKRHVQLFMTDLGNDFIFEIEDSGKGIQDFESIFKKGYSTKTGKDRGIGLHLVQKSVRHLEGDITIDKSELGGALFTVSIPKQQ
- a CDS encoding ferritin gives rise to the protein MLNEQIQKLLNNLIGIEHVSTTLYLAMSAYMANQNYTGMASWLRLQSEEERTHMLKLIDYVTDRGGLVDLQQLPAQPKEYGTPLQTFQKVLEHEQFVTNSYQQAYNYAAQNDQQTAVIIQEFLREQIDEEAQALTIVDRLKLAGDNPAALLVLDQELGQRTAAPAAGPAPAGG
- a CDS encoding response regulator is translated as MRKWNVFIIEDDIQTAEINSTYITQMERFQVGGIATTITEAKKVLPVVNPDLILLDVYFPDGTGSEFLWEIRKEYRNTDVILVTAARETEHISNAIRGGAFDYILKPIIFNRFEETLLKYQQYKERMNDPQVENQHDVDNLFNRKKSSGSIRTVPDPPKGIDMITLESIHKAIETNDVRGYTAEEMAAEVGVTRTTARRYLEYLVSQKKISVELTYGGVGRPQRRYFAP
- a CDS encoding tripartite tricarboxylate transporter TctB family protein is translated as MRTKPDRIISLVLLVFAVVYLALSYRLPAFPYAVIDSDVLPKGLGYLLIILAIVLFLQAKDDTDADKERRYVKKEDLIILLSVLAALLIYIFLLEPVGFLLSTILFLLVIPFVLGFKKKVTTVLVAFLFSGVMYYSFNYLLNITLPQGILPF
- a CDS encoding DUF3189 family protein, whose product is MIYIYNDFGGTHTTSMAAAYHLQLLKPGKLTKKEILSVPYFNQLTKKDTGHILYHGTDDEGHPVYTIGRRNSKYVVPALTDLSGILLNRYGQEEKIIISNTSPTVPPMMTAGGFFSRELKIDWIGVPLLVKGAKQCHGLIQHLVEETKHVAASSPEQVVVLENKKYQYKMGKKDIFWK
- a CDS encoding MFS transporter, with protein sequence MKRFSKEESSWIFYDWANSAYSIIISTAVFPLFYKAAATNAGVSAANSTAYLGYTIAIATFILAMIGPILGTIADYEGYKKKFFSFFFALGVTFTLLLAFVPSDQWLLLLVFYTVAAVGSAGSNVFYDAFLTDVTTEERMNRVSSRGFGFGYIGSTIPFILSIAIIILSQNGTLPISVTSASKIAFVITALWWGLFSIPLLKNVHQRYFIQREKSPVANSFKRLGKTMKEIRKYRALFLFLLAYFFYIDGVGTIITMSTAYGSDLGITSTNLLIILFVTQVVAGPFAILYGRLAEKFTGKKMLYVGISVYIIVCIYANFLETTMDFWILAMLVASSQGGIQALSRAYFAKLIPKKNANEFFGFYNIFGKFASILGPLLVAVTAQLTGASNSGVFSLVILFIIGIVILAFVPEPTEADVEKSAIV
- a CDS encoding DMT family transporter, whose product is MKKWQTYIILVFIMLIWGFNVPALKTLVSEFTPVTITSLRIFTAGVTVFILLGLMGKIRKPTAQEFLFIITGGLLNVVSHHYFLSVGLTGTSSTNGGLILGTGPLLTALMATIILRNRPTVIKIIGFLSGSVGVTIIVLSGGEGLGGLKIGDLFIFISIFSQALSFIIISRAAKTLDPRLLTGYMLVFGSVVLFVISLITEPGGLKQLGDAPAAIWVLFFASAILATAVGHMIYNHSIGKLGAAETSIFLNLNTFFSLLGAAVFLSETVTIYHLFGLVFIVLGVVCGSGTLEEFVVRRKQKRFLEGKQHHHM
- a CDS encoding ASCH domain-containing protein, yielding MTNQELPPKTCTIERLVTKAEDVEKVLQGTKTATRRNGRYADIGEIMELQGKKYIVNSVYSQSLGELTDDHAKQEGFKSVEDYKNAILSYHPGMPWHPNMRVWVHEFSLVTE
- a CDS encoding tripartite tricarboxylate transporter permease is translated as MIESILYGFQVAFTPENLFFAFIGVLAGTIIGMLPGLGPISAIAIMIPLSYGMSPASALILMAGVYYGAVFGGSTSSILLNAPGISGTVATAFDGYPMAKQGKAGKALAIAAISSFAGGTISVVALMLVAPYMAKLAITFGPTEYFALMLLGLTAISSLSEGSTNKALISATIGLMVATVGIDQQTGTQRFTFGNPGLLEGIDFLIIALGLFALSEVCQLIISRNENTLKGKEAVGSLKLEKHELKEMAGPISRHSVLGFILGVLPGAGATIASFLSYISEKRLSKDPSSFGKGNIKGLAAPETSNNAATSGAFVPLLTLGIPGSGTTAVLLGALLVVGVQPGPLMLQDHPDVFWGVIASMYIGNLFLLVLNLPLIPILAKILYIPKQLLIALIIVFCLIGVYAVSFNTFHLYLLVGFGVLGYVLKMFKFPAPPFILAFILGGMMEQSFRQAMTISNGSYGVFLQSNITIGLLVVSFLSLVLPTLLGLRKKRGNMQFEDLKKEA